Proteins from a single region of Belliella baltica DSM 15883:
- a CDS encoding nucleotidyltransferase family protein translates to MTNSNYPQTGIIILAAGNSSRLGQAKQLLDFKGEKLLQIAIDIAEDSLSDVNLVVLGAYKEQIKNEIDFQSCEIVTNENWSKGLSSSMKVGLSAMIENYAVDQILIMLSDQPFVTKELLNLMIKTQLESRKGIVACRYGDTLGVPVLYTKKYFEELMQLKEKEGAKKVIFNHLEDCEIIVFERGKIDIDTQEDYDQLLGKKA, encoded by the coding sequence ATGACTAACTCCAATTATCCACAAACAGGCATTATCATCTTGGCCGCAGGAAATTCCTCTCGACTAGGTCAAGCAAAACAGCTTTTAGATTTTAAAGGTGAGAAGCTCTTGCAAATTGCTATTGATATTGCTGAGGATAGTCTTTCTGATGTGAATCTAGTTGTTCTTGGAGCCTATAAAGAGCAAATCAAAAATGAGATTGATTTTCAATCGTGTGAAATCGTTACGAATGAAAACTGGTCAAAGGGCTTATCAAGCAGCATGAAAGTAGGTCTTTCTGCGATGATTGAAAATTATGCTGTAGATCAAATTCTAATCATGCTCTCTGATCAACCTTTTGTGACTAAAGAGTTATTGAACCTAATGATCAAGACCCAATTAGAAAGTAGAAAAGGAATTGTAGCCTGTCGCTACGGGGATACATTGGGAGTTCCTGTCTTGTATACCAAGAAATATTTTGAGGAATTAATGCAATTGAAAGAAAAAGAAGGAGCTAAAAAAGTAATCTTCAATCATTTGGAAGATTGTGAAATCATTGTTTTTGAGCGTGGAAAAATTGACATCGATACCCAAGAAGATTATGATCAACTTTTAGGTAAGAAAGCTTGA
- a CDS encoding M14 family zinc carboxypeptidase has protein sequence MKNILLLFLFLFTFSNLSFAQKDYYFPGETFTDDIPSPYSYLGYHVGEWHTRYDRMVGYLEKLAESSDMAELKTVGYTNQLRPLVVLVISNANNISNLENIRNNHLKLVDPKVDMPDVSTMPAIINLAYSVHGNEPSGGEAAILSAYWLLASQSDKAKGIRDNAVVMIDPAINPDGRDRHTNWANMHRGFPPVADPLDREHNEIWPSGRVNHYWFDLNRDWLPLAQVETQSKIAWYHSWYPNVVGDFHEMGTNSTYFFEPTKPFGSENPVVPRKNYDEINNKFAGYFSKALDEIGSLYWTKETFDNSYPGYGSTYPDIQGGLGLVFEQGSSRGHIQSSQRGDITFQFTIRNQLKISMATMEAGVKERIYMHQYLREFFKTGMDEAAKNSVKSYVFGDEYDESKNRLFLKLLLDHKIKVYDNDRDISVKGKQFKKGKSWVVPTSQPQYRMVRTMFEKVTEFADSVFYDASSWTMALAYNVPFESQSGFSAGKELSSLETQELAFPEIGNYVAYMVDWSDYFAPKFLHAIQNAGVHVESNALPFTSLTDQGEKEFPAGSLIIPTAFQKMNQADLRNIIQAAAKESGQHVFASTTGFSKAGIDLGSNNISAIQVPKVLMLVGQGTSQYEAGEIWHLMDTKVGMPISKVDLSAFGRLNLFDYKTLIMTSGNYSSLSSGQLTHLKDWLSRGGTIIALRSASQWLQSQGVIQEEYLSINEETTSASKLYASRRDESGAQAIGGSIYNAYLDNTHPLGYGYRMTEIPVYRNTSIFFKPSKSPYQTPVRYTENPLLGGYISPSNLEKVKQSASVLVSPVGRGKVINFIDNPNFRGTWFGTNKLFFNAIFYGDKI, from the coding sequence ATGAAAAATATTCTACTCCTATTCCTATTTCTCTTTACCTTTTCCAATCTTTCCTTTGCCCAAAAGGATTATTATTTTCCTGGAGAAACATTCACAGATGACATCCCTTCGCCTTATTCTTATTTAGGATACCATGTTGGTGAATGGCATACCCGCTATGACCGCATGGTCGGTTATTTGGAGAAATTAGCGGAATCATCGGATATGGCAGAATTGAAGACTGTGGGATATACCAATCAACTCAGACCACTCGTCGTTTTGGTAATCAGCAATGCAAATAATATCAGTAATCTGGAAAATATCAGAAATAATCATTTGAAGCTTGTTGACCCGAAAGTGGATATGCCTGATGTGAGCACTATGCCTGCAATTATCAATTTGGCTTATAGCGTCCATGGGAATGAACCTTCTGGAGGTGAAGCAGCTATTTTATCTGCTTATTGGTTGTTGGCTTCTCAAAGTGACAAGGCCAAAGGAATACGTGATAATGCAGTAGTTATGATTGATCCTGCTATCAACCCTGATGGAAGAGACCGCCATACCAATTGGGCGAATATGCACCGTGGCTTCCCTCCTGTGGCTGATCCATTGGATAGAGAGCACAACGAAATCTGGCCAAGTGGTCGTGTGAATCACTATTGGTTTGACTTGAATAGAGATTGGCTGCCATTAGCACAAGTAGAGACCCAAAGTAAGATTGCTTGGTATCACTCATGGTATCCAAATGTGGTCGGCGATTTTCATGAAATGGGAACTAATAGCACTTATTTCTTCGAACCTACCAAACCATTTGGAAGTGAAAATCCTGTTGTTCCTAGAAAGAACTATGATGAGATCAACAATAAATTCGCTGGCTATTTCTCCAAGGCATTAGATGAAATTGGTAGTTTGTATTGGACTAAAGAGACCTTTGATAACAGCTACCCAGGATACGGATCTACCTATCCTGATATTCAAGGAGGCTTGGGATTGGTGTTTGAACAAGGGAGTTCAAGAGGGCATATCCAAAGCTCTCAAAGAGGTGATATCACGTTTCAATTTACCATCAGGAATCAGCTAAAAATATCCATGGCCACCATGGAAGCTGGTGTAAAAGAGCGGATTTACATGCATCAGTATTTGAGAGAATTCTTTAAAACAGGAATGGATGAAGCTGCCAAAAATTCTGTCAAATCTTATGTTTTTGGTGATGAATATGATGAATCAAAAAACAGATTATTCCTAAAGCTACTTTTAGATCATAAAATAAAAGTATATGATAATGATAGAGATATAAGTGTAAAAGGAAAGCAATTTAAGAAAGGAAAATCATGGGTAGTTCCCACTTCTCAACCACAATATAGAATGGTGAGAACCATGTTTGAGAAAGTGACAGAGTTTGCAGATTCCGTATTCTATGATGCTTCTTCATGGACAATGGCCTTAGCCTACAATGTTCCTTTTGAAAGTCAATCTGGATTTTCAGCAGGGAAAGAATTGAGCAGTTTAGAAACACAAGAATTAGCTTTTCCAGAAATAGGAAATTATGTTGCATATATGGTTGATTGGTCTGATTATTTTGCTCCAAAATTCCTTCATGCTATACAAAATGCAGGAGTTCACGTTGAATCCAATGCCTTACCATTCACTTCTTTGACCGATCAAGGAGAAAAAGAATTCCCCGCGGGTTCATTGATAATTCCTACAGCATTTCAAAAAATGAATCAAGCTGATTTGAGAAATATAATCCAAGCTGCTGCAAAAGAATCTGGGCAACATGTATTTGCAAGCACAACAGGTTTTAGCAAAGCTGGAATTGACTTGGGGAGTAATAATATCTCCGCTATTCAAGTTCCAAAAGTCTTGATGCTTGTAGGGCAAGGGACGTCGCAGTATGAAGCAGGCGAAATTTGGCATTTGATGGATACCAAAGTAGGAATGCCTATTTCAAAAGTCGATTTGAGTGCATTTGGAAGGCTAAATCTTTTTGATTACAAGACCCTGATCATGACTTCAGGCAATTATTCTAGTTTATCTTCAGGACAATTGACCCATTTGAAAGATTGGTTGTCCCGAGGAGGAACGATCATCGCTTTGAGATCTGCTTCTCAATGGCTCCAAAGTCAAGGGGTTATTCAGGAAGAATACTTATCTATAAATGAGGAAACTACTTCAGCGAGCAAGCTATACGCATCAAGAAGAGATGAATCAGGTGCGCAAGCCATTGGTGGAAGTATTTATAACGCATATTTAGACAACACACATCCACTTGGATACGGTTACAGAATGACGGAAATACCAGTTTATAGAAACACGAGCATCTTTTTCAAACCATCAAAAAGTCCTTATCAAACTCCCGTGAGGTATACAGAAAACCCACTTTTGGGAGGTTACATCTCCCCTTCTAATCTTGAAAAAGTGAAGCAAAGTGCCAGTGTGCTTGTATCTCCTGTAGGAAGAGGAAAAGTAATTAACTTCATCGATAATCCAAACTTCAGAGGAACTTGGTTTGGAACCAACAAGCTATTCTTCAATGCTATTTTCTATGGAGATAAAATTTGA
- a CDS encoding 3-keto-disaccharide hydrolase: MKIQLSTLSVLFTFILTVPLFAQQKDIKLPPEATEFWEPIPRKVEAGAQNHLAPSDAIILFDGQNLNHFVSARDGGEAKWTVENGAMTVLPRTGDIKTKEAFGDMQLHIEWASPTVVKGEGQGRGNSGVIIMGFYEIQVLDSFESRTYSNGQAASVYKQYPPLVNATREPGAWNTYDIFFTAPRFNEDGMIVSPAKVTVVHNGILVQNSVELKGPTEYIGIPNYKVHAAELPFVLQDHGDLVSFRNIWVRKL, from the coding sequence ATGAAAATTCAATTAAGTACTTTATCTGTCCTCTTCACATTTATTTTAACTGTTCCTCTTTTTGCCCAACAAAAAGACATCAAGTTACCGCCTGAGGCAACTGAGTTTTGGGAGCCAATTCCTAGAAAAGTTGAAGCTGGAGCACAAAATCATCTTGCACCAAGTGATGCAATTATCCTTTTTGATGGACAGAATCTAAATCATTTTGTTAGCGCAAGAGACGGAGGAGAAGCCAAATGGACTGTAGAAAATGGTGCAATGACTGTACTTCCAAGAACTGGTGATATCAAGACGAAGGAAGCATTTGGAGATATGCAACTTCATATAGAATGGGCGTCGCCTACAGTAGTAAAAGGAGAGGGGCAAGGAAGAGGAAATTCAGGGGTGATCATTATGGGATTTTATGAAATTCAGGTTTTGGACTCCTTCGAAAGCAGAACCTATTCCAATGGCCAAGCAGCGAGTGTTTACAAACAATATCCACCATTAGTAAATGCCACTCGTGAACCGGGAGCATGGAATACTTATGATATATTCTTCACAGCTCCAAGATTTAATGAAGATGGAATGATCGTTTCTCCTGCAAAAGTTACCGTTGTTCACAATGGCATTCTCGTTCAAAATAGTGTAGAGCTTAAAGGTCCAACTGAATACATTGGAATCCCAAATTATAAAGTCCATGCAGCTGAATTGCCTTTTGTCCTACAAGATCATGGAGATTTGGTGAGTTTTAGAAATATCTGGGTAAGGAAGCTTTAA